The proteins below come from a single Arthrobacter sp. B1I2 genomic window:
- a CDS encoding tartrate dehydrogenase — MSTTQTFSIASIPADGVGKEVVAAGRRVLDALSENSNGKFAFDWTEFPWGCGYYEKTGQMMDPKGLEALKDFDAIYFGAVGWENVPDHISLWGLRLNITQNFDQWANIRPVKFLPGVQSPLRKADTTELDWVVVRENSEGEYAGLGGRNLSGRGPGNEVALQTALFTEKGCERIMRFAFDLARTRTVKKVSSVTKSNAQQYGMVLWDEVFNRVALDYPDVQTESVLVDAMSAKFILKPEDLSVVVASNLNADILSDLGSALAGSLGLAASANLNPERRFPSMFEPVHGSAPDIAGQGISNPIGAIASAALMLDHFGLPDEARRVEAAIEAATGSGHLTRDVGGDATTEDVTEAIIKALTLTPAAV; from the coding sequence ATGAGTACCACCCAGACATTCAGCATCGCTTCAATCCCCGCCGACGGCGTGGGCAAGGAAGTCGTTGCAGCCGGCCGCCGCGTCCTGGACGCCCTGTCCGAAAACTCCAACGGCAAGTTTGCATTCGATTGGACCGAGTTCCCCTGGGGCTGCGGCTACTACGAAAAGACCGGCCAAATGATGGACCCCAAAGGCTTGGAAGCCCTGAAGGACTTCGACGCCATCTACTTCGGCGCGGTCGGCTGGGAAAACGTTCCGGACCACATCAGCCTCTGGGGCCTGCGCCTGAACATCACCCAGAACTTCGACCAGTGGGCCAACATCCGCCCCGTCAAGTTCCTGCCAGGCGTCCAGTCCCCGCTCCGCAAGGCCGACACCACGGAACTCGACTGGGTTGTGGTCCGCGAAAACAGTGAAGGCGAGTACGCAGGCCTGGGCGGCCGCAACCTGAGTGGCCGCGGCCCCGGCAACGAGGTAGCCCTGCAGACCGCCCTGTTTACCGAAAAGGGCTGCGAACGCATCATGCGCTTCGCCTTCGACCTGGCCCGGACCCGCACCGTGAAGAAGGTTTCCTCCGTTACCAAGTCCAATGCCCAGCAGTACGGCATGGTCCTGTGGGACGAAGTCTTCAACCGCGTGGCGCTGGACTACCCGGACGTGCAGACCGAAAGCGTCCTGGTGGACGCCATGAGCGCCAAGTTCATCCTCAAGCCCGAAGACCTGTCCGTTGTGGTGGCGTCCAACCTGAACGCCGACATCCTCTCCGACCTGGGTTCCGCGCTTGCCGGCAGCCTGGGCCTGGCCGCCAGCGCGAACCTGAACCCGGAGCGCCGCTTCCCGTCCATGTTCGAACCGGTCCACGGATCCGCTCCGGACATCGCCGGCCAGGGAATCAGCAACCCGATCGGTGCCATCGCCAGCGCCGCCCTCATGCTGGATCATTTCGGCCTGCCTGACGAAGCACGCCGGGTGGAGGCCGCCATCGAAGCCGCCACCGGCTCGGGCCACCTGACCCGCGACGTCGGAGGCGACGCCACCACAGAGGACGTCACCGAAGCCATCATCAAGGCCCTCACGCTCACTCCGGCAGCCGTCTAA
- a CDS encoding TetR/AcrR family transcriptional regulator: MPLTTKARIVSSWDHQRKNERYATAELSFCDSGRYSGVVITGQRLPARARLLQAADQVLFDRGIRVTPVDDLLRQADVSTATLYTHFGSKDALIAEALRVRLADWQAVWDEHIVAADDDMERLLALFDALAAYRRDRNHPSRWCAFLAAATELPAAADEISTVLAADTDLLATRLLHFSHPIAGPRAQDLADEVLLAYSGTLAAFLRGHPRSPIEVGRRLARSAARAHSRH; encoded by the coding sequence ATGCCGCTGACCACCAAAGCCCGCATCGTATCCTCCTGGGACCATCAACGTAAGAACGAGCGTTACGCTACAGCAGAACTGTCGTTCTGCGATAGTGGCCGTTACAGTGGAGTGGTGATCACCGGTCAGCGCCTTCCCGCCCGCGCGAGGCTGCTTCAGGCAGCCGATCAAGTGCTGTTCGACCGTGGCATCCGCGTCACGCCTGTTGATGATCTGCTGCGTCAGGCGGATGTCTCCACCGCCACGTTGTACACGCATTTCGGCAGCAAGGACGCACTGATAGCAGAGGCTTTGAGAGTTCGGCTGGCGGACTGGCAGGCAGTGTGGGATGAACACATTGTCGCTGCCGACGACGACATGGAGCGGTTGCTAGCGCTGTTCGACGCCCTTGCCGCCTACCGGCGCGACCGTAACCACCCTTCACGCTGGTGCGCCTTTCTGGCCGCCGCCACCGAGCTTCCCGCCGCTGCGGACGAGATCAGCACCGTCCTGGCCGCGGACACCGACCTGCTCGCGACCCGCCTCCTGCATTTCTCGCACCCGATTGCCGGGCCGCGCGCTCAAGACCTGGCTGATGAAGTGCTCTTGGCCTACAGCGGAACCCTGGCTGCCTTCCTGCGGGGCCACCCCCGCTCACCCATCGAGGTCGGCCGCCGCCTAGCCCGCTCAGCAGCTCGAGCCCACAGCCGCCACTGA
- a CDS encoding glycerate kinase, whose protein sequence is MTAETAPQSVRALIAPDKFKGSLTASEVADALASGLRSVAFPGGQVHCELLPLADGGDGSVDAAVTSGFGRRSYTVAGPTGQPVQASIAFDGTTAVVEVANTCGLGLLPGGKFEPLEASSHGFGEAVLFAISLNPARIILALGGSASTDGGMGMLTALGYRFRDAEGRQLYGSGRALAQIHTVERTDRPELGETELVVASDVHNPLRGPQGAPAVFAPQKGATPPDVAALDAALANFVAKMSEAGFKDAAVLAENDGAGSAGGIGYACLLLGARQVSGADYFLDLLDFNTRKDNCDVVITGEGSIDEQTLAGKLPAAVARRSGNRPIIAVAGRSMLPKERWPDLDLTNVFTLGEYTDRDSSKDPELSASLLRKIGEDIGKSLLEFSSR, encoded by the coding sequence ATGACCGCAGAAACCGCCCCGCAAAGCGTCCGCGCCCTCATCGCGCCGGACAAGTTCAAAGGCAGCCTCACCGCCAGCGAAGTGGCGGACGCCCTGGCCTCGGGCCTCCGCTCAGTCGCTTTTCCTGGCGGCCAGGTCCACTGCGAACTGCTGCCGCTGGCGGACGGAGGTGACGGCAGTGTCGATGCCGCCGTCACCTCCGGGTTCGGCCGCCGCAGCTACACCGTCGCGGGACCCACCGGCCAACCGGTGCAGGCAAGCATCGCGTTCGACGGCACCACGGCAGTGGTGGAGGTGGCGAATACTTGCGGGCTCGGGCTGCTCCCCGGCGGAAAGTTCGAACCGCTGGAGGCCTCCAGTCACGGCTTCGGCGAAGCAGTCCTTTTCGCTATCAGCCTCAACCCCGCCAGGATCATCCTGGCCCTGGGCGGCAGCGCCAGCACCGACGGCGGGATGGGAATGCTCACGGCCCTCGGCTACCGCTTCCGCGACGCAGAGGGCCGGCAACTCTACGGTAGCGGCCGGGCGCTGGCCCAGATTCACACCGTTGAGCGGACTGACCGTCCCGAGCTGGGCGAGACTGAACTGGTCGTGGCCAGCGACGTCCATAATCCGCTCCGCGGCCCGCAGGGCGCACCAGCGGTGTTTGCACCGCAGAAGGGCGCCACGCCCCCTGATGTTGCCGCGCTCGACGCGGCCCTGGCGAACTTCGTGGCGAAAATGTCCGAAGCAGGATTCAAGGACGCCGCGGTGCTGGCAGAAAACGACGGAGCAGGCAGCGCAGGCGGCATCGGCTACGCCTGCCTCCTGCTCGGCGCCCGGCAGGTCTCCGGCGCGGACTACTTCCTGGACCTGCTCGACTTCAACACCCGCAAGGACAACTGCGACGTGGTGATCACCGGCGAAGGCAGCATTGACGAGCAAACCCTTGCCGGGAAACTACCGGCGGCGGTGGCCCGACGATCCGGAAATCGCCCCATTATCGCCGTTGCCGGCCGCTCCATGCTTCCCAAAGAGCGCTGGCCAGACCTGGATCTGACCAATGTGTTCACCCTGGGTGAATACACCGACCGGGACTCATCAAAGGATCCCGAACTCTCCGCGTCGCTGCTGCGAAAAATTGGCGAAGACATCGGCAAAAGCCTCCTGGAGTTCAGCTCCCGTTAG
- the dctA gene encoding C4-dicarboxylate transporter DctA: protein MDHTTAAGKATPATKTRWYRQLYFWVLTAILIGILVGWLAPTAGIAMEPIGTTFVNSMKMLIGPIVFLTIVGGIASVADLKKVGMTGLKALTYFQVGTICALAFGLVAINVFRLGEGVNADASTIKTSDSAAKLIEAGAHQEWWQFITHIIPNSIVGPFVDGDILQVIFIAVVFGIALNSMGKVGAPVLDGVQRLTGVMFKILGFIMKAAPLGAFGAMAFAVGKYGVSSLTSMGGLIALFYVTSILFVVVVLGSVMAFLKLNIFTMIRHLKEEYMLILGTSTAEPALPGLMRKLEHAGVKKETVGLVVPTGYSFNLDGAAIYLSLAALYIAQATNTDLTIGQQLGLLAVMLLTSKGAAGVAGGGFIALTATLTTIGTIPAAGIMLIFGIDKFMSECRALVNFTGNAVATLFIAWWDRTLDVDRARRVFAGETVEPMPAEDPIHLDDVTDIDDDIAGYGHHAPKHAGTEDMTSTGPAAVEPSTDRRPALSETV, encoded by the coding sequence ATGGACCACACCACCGCCGCCGGCAAAGCGACACCGGCCACCAAAACACGCTGGTACCGCCAGCTCTACTTCTGGGTACTGACAGCAATTCTTATCGGCATCCTCGTCGGCTGGCTCGCCCCGACCGCCGGCATCGCCATGGAGCCCATTGGCACTACCTTCGTGAACTCGATGAAGATGCTCATCGGCCCCATCGTGTTCCTCACCATCGTTGGCGGAATCGCCAGCGTCGCGGATCTGAAAAAGGTCGGCATGACCGGCCTGAAAGCTCTGACCTACTTCCAGGTCGGCACCATCTGCGCCCTGGCATTCGGGCTTGTGGCCATCAACGTCTTCCGCCTCGGTGAAGGCGTGAATGCTGATGCGAGCACCATCAAAACGTCCGATTCCGCAGCCAAGCTGATCGAAGCCGGTGCACACCAGGAGTGGTGGCAGTTCATCACGCACATCATCCCGAACAGCATCGTGGGCCCCTTCGTTGACGGCGACATCCTCCAGGTCATCTTCATCGCCGTGGTCTTCGGCATCGCCCTGAACTCCATGGGCAAGGTGGGCGCACCCGTTCTCGACGGCGTGCAGCGGCTCACCGGCGTGATGTTCAAGATCCTGGGCTTCATCATGAAGGCCGCCCCGCTGGGTGCCTTCGGCGCCATGGCCTTCGCTGTTGGCAAGTACGGCGTCTCGTCGCTGACCAGCATGGGCGGGCTTATCGCGCTCTTCTACGTCACCTCCATCCTTTTTGTGGTGGTGGTCCTCGGCTCCGTGATGGCCTTCCTGAAGCTGAACATCTTCACGATGATCCGCCATCTCAAAGAGGAGTACATGCTCATCCTGGGCACCTCCACCGCCGAACCCGCCCTGCCCGGCCTGATGCGCAAGCTCGAGCACGCCGGAGTCAAGAAGGAAACCGTGGGCCTGGTTGTCCCCACCGGCTACAGCTTCAATCTGGACGGCGCGGCGATCTACCTGTCCCTCGCCGCCCTCTACATCGCCCAGGCCACAAATACCGACCTGACCATCGGCCAGCAGCTCGGCCTGCTCGCCGTCATGCTCCTGACCTCCAAGGGCGCAGCCGGAGTGGCCGGCGGCGGCTTCATCGCCCTGACCGCCACCCTCACCACCATCGGCACTATCCCGGCCGCCGGCATCATGCTCATCTTCGGCATCGACAAGTTCATGTCCGAATGCCGGGCCTTGGTGAACTTCACCGGCAACGCCGTGGCCACCCTCTTCATCGCCTGGTGGGACCGTACCCTGGACGTGGACCGCGCCCGCCGCGTCTTCGCCGGCGAAACCGTCGAGCCCATGCCCGCCGAAGACCCGATCCACCTCGACGACGTCACCGACATCGACGACGACATCGCCGGGTACGGCCATCACGCCCCCAAGCATGCTGGAACCGAAGACATGACATCCACGGGACCGGCCGCCGTCGAACCCTCCACCGACCGCCGCCCCGCCTTGTCGGAAACTGTCTGA
- a CDS encoding LysR family transcriptional regulator encodes MDTRKLKYFLAVVDHGGFNRAAEHLLIAQPSLSQTIASLEKDLGVPLFHRIGRRAVLSEAGQELVGPARLVMRDLDAAQSAIQALRGVRSGQLDIITMPSPGIEPLTSMIAGFTRSHPSVRLNVIAAFTPEEVIESVRSGSTEIGLAGSPNPIRVPGVHVLELERQPLILIVNPQTDTFRPGTAVQREDLAGHRLIASQRGSLMRWLVDDALARGVDLEIVVEVAHRTSILPLVLAGVGHAVMPSSWAPLAHKSGLRTLLIEPVSDLDVAILSRKQDLTPAARAFLKIAKLHVTRPETSQEKS; translated from the coding sequence GTGGATACACGGAAGCTAAAGTATTTCCTGGCCGTTGTGGATCATGGTGGCTTTAATCGGGCTGCAGAGCACTTGCTGATAGCGCAGCCTTCGTTGTCCCAAACCATTGCCAGTCTTGAAAAGGATTTGGGGGTTCCACTGTTCCATAGGATCGGACGTCGGGCGGTTCTGAGCGAAGCCGGTCAGGAGCTGGTTGGTCCTGCCCGGTTGGTCATGCGGGACCTCGATGCGGCGCAATCCGCAATACAGGCTCTTCGAGGTGTCCGCAGCGGTCAGCTGGACATCATCACGATGCCGTCACCGGGGATTGAACCTTTGACTTCCATGATCGCCGGGTTCACCCGCTCGCACCCCTCGGTTCGATTGAACGTGATAGCCGCCTTCACTCCGGAGGAAGTCATCGAATCCGTCCGCAGTGGCAGCACGGAGATCGGACTGGCTGGATCACCCAATCCCATCCGGGTCCCCGGAGTCCACGTGCTCGAGCTGGAGCGCCAGCCACTGATCCTGATCGTGAACCCGCAGACCGACACCTTTCGGCCTGGAACCGCAGTCCAACGGGAAGATCTGGCCGGACACCGGCTGATTGCAAGCCAGCGCGGATCGCTGATGCGATGGCTCGTAGATGACGCTCTGGCCCGCGGTGTGGATCTTGAGATCGTGGTTGAGGTGGCCCACCGGACATCCATCCTGCCGCTGGTACTGGCGGGCGTCGGGCACGCCGTTATGCCTTCGTCCTGGGCCCCGCTGGCGCACAAGTCCGGGCTTCGCACCCTTCTCATCGAGCCCGTATCCGACCTCGACGTTGCAATCCTGAGCCGCAAACAAGACCTCACCCCAGCTGCCAGGGCATTTTTGAAAATTGCCAAGCTGCACGTAACCCGGCCAGAGACTTCTCAGGAGAAATCATAG
- a CDS encoding ferredoxin reductase family protein: MSTKAYRRSGFARSDAPAGTAMSVSPAMVLWLVMAGAGAVVALAVIKAPLPVFFNLPLLAHTSGLLAGYGVTVMVALMSRAPALERGVGADRLARWHGLGGRAIFALILIHGVAATAAWSTGQRIPIWAATVEVLHMPGLVAATAGTLLFLSVGYISARNVRRKLKYETWHFLHLLTYLAIALSFSHELAGPDLAGLPLVQVAWSLLYTFSFGLVLRYRVLAPLTQLWRHGLRVDHVINEGGGAASIILRGRHLHELHAESGQFFRWRFLTETLWRSSHPFSLSAPPHEQFLRITVKAIGDGTRLIHAVKPGTRVLAAGPYGAMTNDRRLGRGVLLIGGGVGITPMRALFETLPVPGSTLTLLYRSSAPGEILFRDELEHIAQRRGAQLIFLTGRSSDPRNAITAQSLQQMVPGLASRDVYICASPRFSAALTAALIQAGLPRRQIHQEEFNF; this comes from the coding sequence ATGAGTACAAAAGCCTACCGCCGTTCCGGATTTGCGCGATCCGATGCGCCGGCAGGGACTGCCATGAGTGTTTCACCGGCTATGGTGCTCTGGCTGGTCATGGCAGGGGCCGGCGCCGTCGTCGCCCTGGCGGTCATCAAGGCTCCCCTCCCGGTGTTTTTCAACCTTCCCCTCCTGGCACACACATCCGGTCTGCTTGCCGGCTACGGTGTAACCGTCATGGTGGCACTGATGTCACGCGCGCCTGCCCTGGAACGTGGAGTCGGTGCAGATCGGCTGGCCCGATGGCATGGCTTGGGCGGCAGGGCAATCTTCGCCCTCATCCTCATCCATGGCGTCGCCGCGACCGCGGCATGGTCAACGGGTCAACGGATTCCAATATGGGCTGCCACCGTGGAAGTTCTCCACATGCCAGGACTTGTCGCTGCCACAGCCGGGACATTGCTTTTCCTGTCTGTTGGCTACATCTCTGCGCGGAACGTGCGCCGCAAGCTGAAGTACGAGACCTGGCACTTCCTCCACCTGCTGACCTATCTGGCGATCGCACTGTCCTTCTCCCACGAACTGGCAGGCCCCGATCTGGCAGGACTACCCCTCGTACAGGTCGCGTGGAGCCTGCTCTACACCTTCAGCTTCGGGCTGGTACTCCGGTACCGGGTCCTGGCACCGCTCACACAGTTATGGCGCCACGGGCTGCGCGTTGATCACGTGATCAATGAAGGAGGCGGAGCGGCCAGCATCATCCTTCGCGGCCGCCACCTCCACGAACTCCACGCCGAATCCGGACAATTCTTCCGCTGGCGATTCCTGACGGAAACGCTGTGGAGATCGTCCCACCCCTTCTCACTTTCAGCACCGCCCCACGAGCAGTTCCTGCGGATAACCGTCAAAGCGATCGGTGACGGCACGCGGCTGATCCATGCCGTGAAACCCGGCACAAGAGTCCTCGCCGCCGGCCCATACGGCGCCATGACGAACGACCGCCGCTTAGGACGAGGGGTCCTCCTGATCGGCGGCGGGGTAGGCATCACCCCCATGCGTGCACTCTTTGAAACACTGCCGGTCCCCGGAAGCACCCTCACCCTGCTCTACCGCTCGTCCGCTCCAGGAGAGATCCTGTTCCGCGACGAGCTCGAACACATCGCTCAACGACGGGGCGCCCAACTGATCTTCCTGACGGGGAGATCCTCAGACCCCCGAAACGCGATAACCGCCCAAAGCCTCCAGCAGATGGTCCCGGGTCTTGCCTCCCGTGACGTCTACATCTGCGCATCCCCAAGATTCTCCGCCGCCCTGACAGCGGCGCTGATCCAGGCGGGCCTGCCACGCAGACAAATCCACCAAGAGGAATTCAACTTCTAA